One window of the Bos indicus isolate NIAB-ARS_2022 breed Sahiwal x Tharparkar chromosome 15, NIAB-ARS_B.indTharparkar_mat_pri_1.0, whole genome shotgun sequence genome contains the following:
- the RBM7 gene encoding RNA-binding protein 7 isoform X1, translated as MGAAAAEADRTLFVGNLETKVTEELLFELFHQAGPVIKVKIPKDKDGKPKQFAFVNFKHEVSVPYAMNLLNGIKLFGRPIKIQFRAGSSHASQEVSLSYPQHHVGNSSPTSTSPSRTVDNMTPSAQTIQRSFSSSENFQRQAVMNNVLRQMSYGGKFGSPHLDQSGFSPSAQSHNHTFNQSSSSQWRQDTPSSQRKVRLNSHPYVMDRHYSREQRYSDLSDHHYRGNRDDFFYEDRNHDGWSHDYDNRRDSGRNGKWRSSRH; from the exons ATGGGGGCGGCGGCAGCCGAAGCGGATCGCACTCTCTTTGTGGGCAACCTTGAAACGAAAGTGACAGAGGAGCTCCTCTTCGAGCTTTTCCACCAG GCTGGTCCAGTAATTAAAGTGAAAATTCCAAAAGACAAGGATGGTAAACCGAAGCAGTTTGCCTTTGTGAATTTCAAACATGAAGTCTCTGTTCCTTACGCCATGAATCTGCTTAATGGAATCAAACTTTTTGGAAGGCCTATCAAGATTCAGTTTAGAGCAG GAAGTAGCCATGCCTCACAGGAGGTCAGTTTGTCATATCCCCAGCATCATGTTGGAAATTCAAGCCCTACTTCCACATCTCCTAGCAG GACGGTGGATAACATGACTCCATCAGCACAGACAATTCAAAGATCTTTCTCGTCTTCAGAAAATTTTCAGAGACAAGCAGTG ATGAACAATGTTTTGAGACAGATGTCATATGGAGGGAAATTTGGTTCTCCACATCTGGATCAGTCAGGATTTTCCCCATCAGCTCAGTCACATAATCATACTTTTAACCAGTCTTCAAGCTCCCAGTGGCGCCAAGATACACCATCATCACAGAGAAAAGTCAGACTAAATTCTCATCCCTACGTGATGGATAGACATTATAGCCGTGAACAGCGTTACAGTGATCTGTCTGACCATCAttacagaggaaacagagatgatTTTTTCTATGAAGACAGGAATCACGATGGCTGGAGCCATGACTATGATAACAGAAGAGACAGTGGTAGAAATGGAAAATGGCGCTCATCCCGACACTAA
- the RBM7 gene encoding RNA-binding protein 7 isoform X2 has product MNLLNGIKLFGRPIKIQFRAGSSHASQEVSLSYPQHHVGNSSPTSTSPSRTVDNMTPSAQTIQRSFSSSENFQRQAVMNNVLRQMSYGGKFGSPHLDQSGFSPSAQSHNHTFNQSSSSQWRQDTPSSQRKVRLNSHPYVMDRHYSREQRYSDLSDHHYRGNRDDFFYEDRNHDGWSHDYDNRRDSGRNGKWRSSRH; this is encoded by the exons ATGAATCTGCTTAATGGAATCAAACTTTTTGGAAGGCCTATCAAGATTCAGTTTAGAGCAG GAAGTAGCCATGCCTCACAGGAGGTCAGTTTGTCATATCCCCAGCATCATGTTGGAAATTCAAGCCCTACTTCCACATCTCCTAGCAG GACGGTGGATAACATGACTCCATCAGCACAGACAATTCAAAGATCTTTCTCGTCTTCAGAAAATTTTCAGAGACAAGCAGTG ATGAACAATGTTTTGAGACAGATGTCATATGGAGGGAAATTTGGTTCTCCACATCTGGATCAGTCAGGATTTTCCCCATCAGCTCAGTCACATAATCATACTTTTAACCAGTCTTCAAGCTCCCAGTGGCGCCAAGATACACCATCATCACAGAGAAAAGTCAGACTAAATTCTCATCCCTACGTGATGGATAGACATTATAGCCGTGAACAGCGTTACAGTGATCTGTCTGACCATCAttacagaggaaacagagatgatTTTTTCTATGAAGACAGGAATCACGATGGCTGGAGCCATGACTATGATAACAGAAGAGACAGTGGTAGAAATGGAAAATGGCGCTCATCCCGACACTAA
- the C15H11orf71 gene encoding uncharacterized protein C11orf71 homolog has product MAQNSVSLSAGDRRSRVAYLSSSHGDLSSSALALAMVSGDSFLVTRPEAILPEPVPRSSVRLNFRTESRRAPGGGRSPTRFNEGREMEARSRSRQARFSPYPGPAVKLDLLRSVLQQRLVALGGVIVARLSA; this is encoded by the coding sequence ATGGCGCAGAACTCTGTGTCCCTGTCCGCCGGCGATCGGAGGAGCCGGGTGGCTTACCTTAGCTCTTCCCACGGTGACCTCAGCTCGTCGGCCTTAGCGTTGGCGATGGTCTCCGGAGACAGCTTCCTCGTTACCAGGCCCGAGGCGATTCTTCCAGAGCCTGTTCCTCGATCCTCCGTGCGGCTGAACTTCCGGACCGAGAGCCGTCGGGCGCCTGGTGGCGGCCGAAGCCCGACCCGCTTTAACGAGGGAAGGGAAATGGAGGCGCGGAGCCGAAGCCGCCAGGCCAGATTCTCACCTTACCCGGGCCCTGCGGTGAAACTCGACCTTCTAAGAAGTGTCCTGCAACAGCGTCTGGTGGCACTTGGAGGAGTTATCGTAGCCCGTCTTTCAGCTTAA